Proteins encoded together in one Penaeus vannamei isolate JL-2024 chromosome 9, ASM4276789v1, whole genome shotgun sequence window:
- the LOC113821395 gene encoding selenocysteine lyase, with protein sequence MSGSSSGSSAGTNLVKRVYLDYNATTPLAPEVIQAVEQSMQEAWGNPSSAHEEGARARTVINQAREDVARMIGATPQDVLFMSGGTESNNLVLHCAVTHFRKWCLSQESPIYHHLRPHIITTKVEHDAIKLPLTHRYAIEADVTYLGVENLPEAVLESIRPSTCLITVMLANNETGIMFSVAHIGRLLAEVNKKRENEGLFKVLLHTDAAQAIGKVPVDVTDLNVDYLTIVGHKYYGPRIGALYVRGLGHKTPVYPMFYGGGQERGYRPGTENTPMIAGLGRASLLVHNNVQDYYTSMKKTRNYMERQLKKVFGNQVKINCVDPCISSDPETCSVPPRGPKQQHFIFPRLPNTSSVSFYYRQVGGPEILRHCRMVQASCGAACHAHTEQQSILESSGVCSFHASRTIRLSIGRDTTMEEIDLAIQDIKQAIEKLIGRSL encoded by the exons ATGTCGGGAAGCAGTAGTGGCTCCAGTGCGGGCACCAACCTCGTTAAGAGGGTGTACCTGGACTACAATGCCACGACACCTCTGGCCCCTGAGGTCATCCAGGCCGTGGAGCAATCAATGCAGGAGGCTTGGGGGAACCCAAGCTCTGCCCACGAGGAAGGTGCAAGGGCAAGGACAGTGATCAACCAGGCCAGAGAGGATGTGGCCAGAATGATAGGTGCGACACCCCAGGACGTCCTCTTCATGTCTGGGGGAACAGAG tcAAACAACCTGGTTCTTCACTGTGCAGTCACACACTTCCGCAAGTGGTGTTTGTCGCAGGAGAGCCCCATTTATCATCATCTCCGGccacacatcatcaccaccaaagtggAGCATGATGCCATCAAGCTTCctctcacacacagatatgcaatCGAAGCAG ACGTAACTTACTTAGGGGTTGAAAACCTACCTGAGGCTGTGCTTGAGTCCATCCGGCCGTCAACATGCCTTATCACTGTAATGTTGGCTAACAACGAGACAGGCATAATGTTCTCCGTTGCTCATATTGGCAG GTTATTAGCAGAAGTAAACAAGAAACGTGAGAACGAAGGTTTGTTCAAGGTGCTCCTCCACACAGATGCAGCTCAGGCTATAGGGAAAGTTCCTGTCGACGTCACTGACCTGAACGTCGACTATCTCACAATTGTTGGACACAAG TATTATGGCCCTCGGATTGGTGCCTTGTATGTACGTGGTTTGGGCCATAAGACTCCTGTGTACCCAATGTTCTATGGGGGAGGGCAAGAGCGTGGTTATCGCCCGGGCACAGAGAACACGCCCATGATTGCGGGCCTGGGAAGGGCATCTCTTCTGGTTCACAACAACGTTCAGGACTATTATACATCCATGAAGAAAACCAGGAATTACATGGAGAGGCAGCTGAAG AAAGTGTTTGGTAACCAAGTGAAGATCAATTGTGTTGACCCGTGCATATCTTCGGACCCTGAAACCTGCTCTGTTCCTCCCCGTGGGCCTAAGCAACAGCATTTCATCTTCCCACGCCTTCCTAACACATCATCCGTCTCATTTTATTACAGACAG GTTGGAGGACCTGAAATTCTGCGGCATTGTCGAATGGTTCAAGCCAGTTGTGGGGCTGCGTGCCATGCACACACAGAGCAGCAAA GCATTTTAGAGTCATCAGGAGTGTGCTCCTTCCATGCCTCGCGCACCATCCGCCTGAGCATAGGGCGGGACACCACCATGGAGGAGATTGACCTGGCCATCCAGGACATAAAACAGGCCATTGAGAAGCTTATTGGGCGCTCTTTGTAG